The genomic DNA TACTAAAGAGAGATATGATTTGGACATCTATATCAGCACTGATAGATCCTTCAACATCAAGTATGCCACTAACTTATTTAAATTATTTTGTACAAATATGTATAAATGAAATATGTATAGGTTTTATAGGAGTGTTACTTGGAGCTTTTACATATAGAGTTAGAAAAGTTACTAGTATTACTATATTGATAGGATTACCGATATTAATGGTAATTTATATAGTTAATTTTGCAACTAAAAATATGCATAAAATGCTACTGTATTTAGAAAAAATTATTTATTCATTTCAGAATCCTTTTATTTTATTTGGAACAAAGGTAGGAATTATAGTTATTTGCATAATATTTATAATTTTATTACTTAGAAAAGCACCAATTAAAGAGTATGCAAATGACTTATTATAACTAAAATAAAACCTGCTTAAAAATCAAATTTGTAAATTTGTATTTTAAAGCAGGTTTATTAGTTTTAATAAATGTTGATTTTAAGTATTAATTTTTAATACTTATATCTACATTTATATTTTTTT from Clostridioides difficile ATCC 9689 = DSM 1296 includes the following:
- a CDS encoding ABC transporter permease, with amino-acid sequence MNELKPYIKFFNKNTKLYIIIFMIVGIVMNILPVFILKIFGEASKTNLSTIVNPILTYITILLFVYGVNIANKDFSGALSIRADRKSCIKAIVIDLIILSFVISILGIVLIFLSKLFIEIITGYSIELSVLLKRDMIWTSISALIDPSTSSMPLTYLNYFVQICINEICIGFIGVLLGAFTYRVRKVTSITILIGLPILMVIYIVNFATKNMHKMLLYLEKIIYSFQNPFILFGTKVGIIVICIIFIILLLRKAPIKEYANDLL